The following proteins are encoded in a genomic region of Pseudodesulfovibrio mercurii:
- a CDS encoding acetyl-CoA carboxylase carboxyl transferase subunit alpha/beta: MDRERRIQGLRDRLTYIQEIFANREDESIRLLAAKFGELLERHRLMPGGAKLEELARIEDLFDFSERKLDTTLTPMDKVRIVRHPQRICLKDILENVYDNYTEIGGRGEYNIDPSMLIARAVFSRRVGDKVINQMVMVIGQEKGHGEAFRNGGSVKPWGNAKALHYMKVAETENIPVHTFVFTPGAYPVEDWPGAAQQIARNLYELAGLRVPVVAVFSEGGSGGAEAIGLADRRIMLSHGYYSVISPEGAAAIEAGLRGGERATPELIEKCARQLRITADDNLANGYVDRVLREPPLGARPYHYDFFRELRRELIQTTNEVVSSVKSMKLYRAMAVRTSKTDDAESIYMRWTLSKSALDRLVEQRQRKFRAMSRHARLDGTGVISRAVAATKGTIWAAHSFLRYDLLGRQKKRLNAMFEDLGAEAHLVRHKVLMPLKKTLDKVLPGNNGDQPKVGEAVVDRLTRLSCPEDGACLVGSEWAWTSPRSQEDRTISCPNVRTHHCPDLWVPDLFGDFAGVCPSCGHHFPMEYRWYLENVFSYSESKEFNQQLEAINPLGYEKFDTKLDKAKERTGLKSACITFETSIEEVDAVVAVLCAPFRGGSVGAAEGEKFIRAAERATRKRQPFIAYVHGTAGIRIQEGVNGVIQMPRCTIAVRRYIDAGGLYLVLYDTNSYAGPVASFLGCSPYQFAVQSSNIGFAGPGVISETTGIVVPPNYHKAYHALSRGHIHGIWDRREVRKNLHQSLLTMGGRNLYYR; this comes from the coding sequence ATGGACAGGGAACGGAGAATCCAGGGGTTGCGCGACCGCCTGACATACATTCAGGAGATCTTCGCCAACCGCGAGGACGAGTCCATCCGGCTGCTGGCCGCCAAGTTCGGCGAGCTCCTGGAGCGCCACCGCCTGATGCCGGGCGGGGCCAAGCTTGAGGAGCTGGCGCGCATCGAGGACCTGTTCGACTTTTCCGAGCGCAAGCTCGACACCACCCTGACCCCCATGGACAAGGTGCGCATCGTCCGCCACCCCCAGCGCATCTGCCTCAAGGACATCCTCGAGAACGTCTACGACAACTACACCGAGATCGGCGGGCGGGGCGAATACAACATCGACCCGAGCATGCTCATCGCCCGGGCCGTGTTCTCGCGTCGGGTGGGGGACAAGGTCATCAACCAGATGGTCATGGTCATCGGCCAGGAAAAGGGCCACGGCGAGGCCTTCCGCAACGGCGGCTCGGTCAAGCCGTGGGGCAACGCCAAGGCCCTGCACTACATGAAGGTGGCCGAGACCGAGAACATCCCGGTGCACACCTTCGTGTTCACGCCGGGGGCCTATCCCGTGGAGGACTGGCCGGGCGCGGCCCAGCAGATCGCCCGCAACCTCTACGAGCTGGCCGGACTGCGCGTGCCCGTGGTGGCCGTGTTCTCCGAGGGCGGCTCGGGCGGGGCCGAGGCCATCGGCCTGGCCGACCGCCGGATCATGCTCTCCCACGGCTACTATTCGGTCATCTCGCCCGAGGGCGCGGCGGCCATCGAGGCCGGGTTGCGCGGCGGGGAACGGGCCACGCCCGAGCTCATCGAGAAGTGCGCCCGGCAGCTGCGCATCACCGCGGACGACAACCTGGCCAACGGCTACGTGGACCGCGTGCTCCGCGAGCCGCCCCTGGGGGCGAGGCCGTACCACTACGACTTTTTCCGCGAGCTCAGGCGCGAGCTGATCCAGACCACCAACGAGGTGGTCAGCTCGGTCAAGTCCATGAAGCTCTACCGGGCCATGGCCGTGCGCACCTCCAAGACCGACGACGCCGAGTCCATCTACATGCGCTGGACCCTGTCCAAGTCGGCCCTGGACCGGCTGGTGGAGCAGCGCCAGCGCAAGTTCCGGGCCATGAGCCGCCATGCCCGGCTGGACGGCACCGGCGTGATCAGCCGGGCCGTGGCCGCCACCAAGGGGACCATCTGGGCCGCCCACTCCTTCCTGCGCTACGACCTGCTCGGCCGCCAGAAGAAGCGACTCAACGCCATGTTCGAGGACCTCGGGGCCGAGGCGCACCTGGTCCGGCACAAGGTGCTCATGCCGTTGAAGAAGACCCTGGACAAGGTCCTGCCCGGCAACAACGGGGACCAGCCCAAGGTGGGCGAGGCCGTGGTGGACAGGCTGACCCGGCTCTCCTGCCCCGAGGACGGGGCCTGCCTGGTGGGCAGCGAGTGGGCCTGGACCAGCCCGCGCAGCCAGGAGGACCGGACTATCTCCTGTCCCAACGTGCGCACGCATCACTGTCCGGACCTGTGGGTGCCGGACCTGTTCGGCGACTTCGCCGGGGTCTGCCCGTCCTGCGGCCACCATTTCCCCATGGAGTACCGCTGGTACCTGGAGAACGTCTTTTCCTACAGCGAATCCAAGGAGTTCAACCAGCAGCTGGAGGCCATCAACCCCCTGGGCTACGAGAAGTTCGACACCAAGCTGGACAAGGCCAAGGAGCGCACCGGGCTCAAGTCCGCGTGCATCACCTTCGAGACCTCCATCGAGGAGGTGGACGCCGTGGTGGCCGTGCTCTGCGCGCCGTTTCGGGGCGGCTCCGTGGGCGCGGCCGAGGGCGAGAAGTTCATCCGCGCGGCCGAGCGGGCCACGCGCAAGCGCCAGCCGTTCATCGCCTACGTGCACGGCACGGCGGGCATCCGCATCCAGGAGGGCGTCAACGGCGTCATCCAGATGCCGCGCTGCACCATCGCCGTGCGCCGCTACATCGACGCGGGCGGCCTGTACCTGGTGCTCTACGACACCAACTCCTACGCCGGGCCCGTGGCCAGCTTTCTGGGCTGCTCGCCGTACCAGTTCGCGGTGCAGTCCTCGAACATCGGCTTCGCCGGGCCGGGGGTCATCTCCGAGACCACGGGGATCGTCGTGCCGCCCAACTACCACAAGGCCTACCACGCCCTGTCGCGCGGCCACATCCACGGCATCTGGGACCGCCGGGAGGTCCGCAAGAACCTGCACCAGTCGCTCCTGACCATGGGCGGGCGCAACCTTTACTATCGCTGA
- a CDS encoding 2-oxoacid:acceptor oxidoreductase family protein yields the protein MKALQELDRFEIRFSGLGGQGIITLGKIMGQGLALGHGYNVTQTQSYGPEARGGSSKCDLVISSRRISYPKAESLDLLVALSQEACNAYFPYLKKGGILVLESDLVKQPPTNQYLGLPFTGLAKDKIGNVQAMNTVVLGALSFLLPFINQATMRKTLESVLPAKIRALNVKAFNLGHRLARKEWGEDAGEVWRVEEYGEID from the coding sequence ATGAAGGCGCTACAGGAACTCGACCGTTTCGAAATCCGTTTCTCCGGCCTCGGCGGCCAGGGCATCATCACCCTCGGCAAGATCATGGGCCAGGGACTGGCGCTCGGTCACGGCTACAACGTCACCCAGACCCAGAGCTACGGTCCCGAGGCGCGCGGCGGCTCGAGCAAGTGCGACCTGGTCATCAGCTCCAGGCGAATCAGCTACCCCAAGGCCGAATCCCTGGACCTGCTCGTGGCCCTGTCCCAGGAGGCGTGCAACGCCTACTTCCCGTACCTCAAGAAGGGCGGCATCCTGGTCCTTGAATCCGACCTGGTCAAGCAGCCGCCCACCAACCAGTACCTCGGCCTGCCGTTCACCGGCCTGGCCAAGGACAAGATCGGCAACGTCCAGGCCATGAACACCGTGGTCCTCGGGGCGCTGTCCTTCCTCCTGCCCTTCATCAACCAGGCGACCATGCGCAAGACCCTGGAATCCGTGCTTCCGGCCAAGATTCGCGCCCTGAACGTCAAGGCCTTCAACCTCGGCCACAGGCTGGCCAGGAAGGAGTGGGGCGAGGACGCGGGCGAGGTCTGGCGCGTGGAGGAATACGGCGAGATCGACTGA
- a CDS encoding biotin carboxylase N-terminal domain-containing protein, translating to MQGRTIDRHKVLIANRGEIAMRVMGACTRLGLDFVCVCTAVDRESGHVRMARELAGDDAVYTITSYLDANEIFSVADASGATAVHPGYGFFAEDFRFARRVVRRDRPMEFIGPSWWVIRDLGDKINTKRIARSLNVPTVPGSDRPVYSEIEADEIASSLFEFQASQGIVDGVIMVKASAGGGGMGIEEVGDFNEFRSVFRRIRNYAKRNFGDEGVLIEQRIFDFNHLEVQVVSGRGGQHHVHFGTRNCSVQSTGKQKRIEVAPGFAPDVVAYTFDAARVLSEITDHSLAMARETRYDNVGTWEWIITPRGEPFLMEVNTRIQVENGVSAVISRVHGEPVDIITEQIRLALGEPLRYTQEDITFEGVGIEYRLVAENTAKRFTPCAGTITRLAWPEREWLHVHTHVPTDRPYEIPMEYDPNLALAIVWGADLAEAKARGREFLDGLVLKGRCGNATSEFYSNIEYLKAKTDRLLEF from the coding sequence GTGCAAGGCAGAACCATCGACCGTCACAAGGTCCTCATAGCCAACCGAGGCGAGATCGCCATGCGGGTCATGGGCGCGTGCACGCGCCTGGGGCTCGACTTCGTCTGCGTGTGCACGGCCGTCGACCGCGAGTCCGGCCACGTCCGCATGGCCCGCGAACTGGCCGGGGACGACGCGGTCTACACCATTACCTCCTATCTGGACGCCAACGAGATTTTTTCCGTGGCCGACGCGAGCGGGGCCACGGCCGTGCATCCGGGCTACGGCTTCTTCGCCGAGGACTTCCGCTTTGCCCGGCGCGTGGTCCGGCGGGACCGGCCCATGGAGTTCATCGGGCCCAGCTGGTGGGTCATCCGCGACCTGGGCGACAAGATCAACACCAAGCGCATCGCCCGTTCCCTGAACGTGCCCACCGTGCCCGGCTCCGACCGGCCGGTGTACAGCGAGATCGAGGCCGACGAGATCGCCTCCTCCCTGTTCGAGTTCCAGGCCAGCCAGGGCATCGTGGACGGGGTGATCATGGTCAAGGCCTCGGCCGGCGGCGGGGGCATGGGCATCGAGGAGGTCGGCGACTTCAACGAGTTCCGCTCTGTCTTCCGGCGCATCCGCAACTACGCCAAACGCAATTTCGGAGACGAGGGCGTGCTCATCGAGCAGCGCATCTTCGACTTCAACCACCTGGAGGTCCAGGTGGTCTCCGGGCGGGGCGGCCAGCACCACGTGCACTTCGGCACGCGCAACTGTTCGGTCCAGTCCACGGGCAAACAGAAACGCATCGAGGTGGCTCCCGGCTTCGCCCCGGACGTGGTGGCCTACACCTTCGACGCCGCCAGGGTCCTGTCCGAGATCACCGACCACTCCCTGGCCATGGCCCGCGAGACCCGCTACGACAACGTGGGCACCTGGGAGTGGATCATCACCCCGCGCGGCGAGCCGTTCCTGATGGAGGTCAACACCCGCATCCAGGTGGAAAACGGCGTGTCCGCGGTCATCTCCAGGGTCCACGGGGAGCCGGTGGACATCATCACCGAGCAGATCCGCCTGGCCCTGGGCGAGCCCCTACGCTACACCCAGGAGGACATCACCTTCGAGGGCGTGGGCATCGAGTACCGGCTGGTGGCCGAGAACACGGCCAAACGGTTCACGCCCTGCGCCGGGACCATCACCCGGCTGGCCTGGCCCGAGCGCGAGTGGCTGCACGTCCACACCCACGTGCCCACGGACCGCCCCTACGAAATCCCCATGGAGTACGACCCGAACCTGGCCCTGGCCATCGTCTGGGGCGCGGACCTGGCCGAGGCCAAGGCGCGCGGGCGGGAATTCCTGGACGGCCTGGTCCTGAAGGGACGGTGCGGCAACGCAACCAGCGAATTTTACAGCAACATCGAGTACCTGAAGGCCAAGACCGACAGGCTCCTGGAGTTCTGA
- a CDS encoding single-stranded DNA-binding protein produces the protein MAGSMNKVIIIGRVGQDPKVSYTTSGQAVANFSVATDEGYRDRQTGQKVERTEWHRVVAWRQQAEFVANYIGKGRLVLVEGKLQTRKWQGQDGQDRYTTEIVADNIQGLDRMPDGQQPAQQGGYQQQGGGYQQNRPQQNRPPQNNNGYQQNNNGYPEDEDLGPAFPSEASGMDDVPF, from the coding sequence ATGGCTGGCAGCATGAATAAAGTGATCATTATCGGCCGGGTCGGGCAGGACCCCAAGGTTTCCTATACCACCTCCGGCCAGGCCGTGGCCAATTTTTCCGTGGCCACGGACGAGGGATACCGCGACCGGCAGACGGGCCAGAAGGTGGAGCGCACCGAATGGCACCGCGTGGTGGCCTGGCGGCAGCAGGCCGAATTCGTGGCCAACTACATCGGCAAGGGCCGCCTGGTCCTGGTCGAGGGCAAGCTCCAGACCCGCAAGTGGCAGGGCCAGGACGGCCAGGACCGCTACACCACGGAGATCGTGGCCGACAACATCCAGGGCCTGGACCGCATGCCCGACGGCCAGCAGCCCGCCCAGCAGGGCGGCTACCAGCAGCAGGGGGGCGGCTACCAGCAGAATCGGCCGCAGCAGAACCGTCCGCCGCAGAACAACAACGGCTACCAGCAGAACAACAACGGCTATCCGGAGGACGAGGACCTCGGTCCCGCCTTCCCGTCCGAGGCCAGCGGCATGGACGACGTGCCGTTCTAG
- a CDS encoding PilZ domain-containing protein: MDFNIQLPDEEERLRKAFRTRVPGLTARFSEIGLVLDVSDLSATGFAVIDKNGRFTERETYDVELQIKGRLFLGGTRAMCMRVREDGIVGLNFTDLERQKQIKLDKLVLEVQKRLIALRKKKREQG; encoded by the coding sequence ATGGATTTCAACATACAGTTGCCGGATGAAGAGGAAAGGCTGCGCAAGGCCTTCCGTACCAGGGTTCCGGGCCTGACCGCCCGGTTTTCCGAGATCGGCCTCGTCCTCGATGTGTCCGACCTGAGCGCCACCGGCTTCGCTGTCATCGACAAGAACGGGCGGTTCACCGAGCGGGAGACCTACGACGTGGAGTTGCAGATCAAGGGCAGGCTGTTCCTCGGCGGGACCAGGGCCATGTGCATGCGCGTGCGCGAAGACGGCATCGTGGGCCTGAACTTCACGGATCTCGAACGGCAGAAGCAGATCAAGCTCGACAAGCTGGTCCTCGAGGTGCAGAAAAGACTCATCGCCCTGCGCAAAAAAAAGCGCGAGCAAGGCTGA
- a CDS encoding OmpA/MotB family protein — MSDEYDDDLLIDFEEDDSEGSEWLTTFADLSMLLLVFFILLYSMSTLDNEKFSETFSSVTKALQGKMDKISTSRITREEAGVLLDQALMRRQIIESQRKVFAEVKTLQTKKGVEGLVSANFEDGVITLRVPGDVMFQSGQVELTPKGAQLVADLKDFFIKHKDQNIKIVGYTDNVRPGGNSRFKDNWEISAMRAVNVLRELLKLGLESTRLTATGLAYLNPLYPNTSEEYRAKNRRVEFILEKRVSGK, encoded by the coding sequence ATGAGCGACGAATACGACGACGACCTGCTCATCGACTTCGAGGAGGACGATTCGGAGGGCTCCGAGTGGTTGACGACCTTCGCCGACCTCTCCATGCTGCTGCTGGTCTTCTTCATCCTGCTCTATTCCATGTCCACCCTGGACAATGAAAAGTTTTCCGAGACCTTTTCGTCGGTGACCAAGGCGTTGCAGGGCAAGATGGACAAGATTTCGACCAGCCGGATCACCCGCGAGGAGGCCGGGGTGCTCCTGGACCAGGCCCTCATGCGCCGCCAGATCATCGAGTCCCAGCGCAAGGTCTTCGCCGAGGTCAAGACCCTTCAGACCAAGAAGGGCGTGGAGGGGCTGGTCTCCGCCAACTTCGAGGACGGGGTCATCACCCTGCGCGTGCCCGGCGACGTCATGTTCCAGTCCGGGCAGGTGGAACTCACGCCCAAGGGGGCGCAACTGGTGGCCGACCTCAAGGATTTCTTCATCAAGCACAAGGACCAGAACATCAAGATCGTCGGCTACACCGACAACGTCCGGCCGGGCGGCAATTCCCGGTTCAAGGACAACTGGGAGATTTCGGCCATGCGCGCGGTCAACGTTTTGCGCGAGCTGCTCAAGCTGGGGTTGGAATCCACCCGGCTGACGGCCACGGGCCTGGCCTATCTCAACCCGCTCTACCCGAACACCTCCGAGGAGTACCGGGCCAAGAACCGGCGGGTGGAGTTCATCCTGGAAAAGCGGGTCTCCGGCAAGTAG
- a CDS encoding 2-oxoacid:ferredoxin oxidoreductase subunit beta, translated as MSKITGNEIIHQYLRHNKKFPHVLCAGCGHGIVLGTLIRSIHSLGIPKDDVVVVAGIGCSGRLAVYVDFNTVHTTHGRALSFATGIKMSNPKLHVIALMGDGDALSIGGNHLIHAARRNIGVTAMILNNSIYGMTGGQSSPATPEGSTTMTNPYGQLDHSFDTVELARGAGANYVARGTVFHVNHLEKIMIEALERPGFSLVEAITPCHTQFGRKNNYKTPVDMYKWLKSTAIPLERYNELPEDKRADRMPIGVFVDRGRPGYEELYYARQENYLKQAAKGGK; from the coding sequence ATGAGCAAGATCACCGGCAACGAAATCATCCATCAGTACCTGAGGCACAACAAGAAGTTCCCGCACGTCCTGTGCGCGGGCTGCGGCCACGGCATCGTGCTCGGCACCCTGATCCGCTCCATCCACTCCCTGGGCATCCCCAAGGACGACGTGGTCGTGGTGGCGGGCATCGGCTGTTCCGGGCGGCTGGCCGTGTACGTGGACTTCAACACCGTGCACACCACCCACGGCCGGGCGCTCAGCTTCGCCACGGGCATCAAGATGTCCAACCCGAAGCTGCACGTCATCGCCCTCATGGGCGACGGCGACGCCCTGTCCATCGGCGGCAACCACCTGATCCACGCGGCCCGGCGCAACATCGGCGTCACGGCCATGATCCTGAACAACAGCATCTACGGCATGACCGGCGGACAGAGCTCCCCGGCCACGCCCGAGGGGTCCACCACCATGACCAACCCCTACGGCCAGCTGGACCACAGCTTCGACACCGTGGAGCTGGCCAGGGGCGCGGGAGCCAACTATGTGGCGCGCGGCACGGTCTTCCACGTCAACCACCTGGAAAAGATCATGATCGAGGCCCTGGAGCGGCCCGGCTTCTCCCTGGTGGAGGCCATCACGCCCTGCCACACCCAGTTCGGCCGCAAGAACAACTACAAGACCCCGGTGGACATGTACAAGTGGCTCAAGTCCACGGCCATTCCCCTGGAACGCTACAACGAGCTGCCCGAGGACAAGCGCGCGGACCGCATGCCCATCGGCGTGTTCGTGGACCGGGGCCGTCCGGGGTACGAGGAACTGTACTACGCCCGCCAGGAGAACTACCTCAAGCAGGCCGCAAAGGGGGGCAAGTAG
- a CDS encoding biotin/lipoyl-containing protein, whose product MLNIKELLDKVKASPYREIVVRAPHTGVVSFAAVKPGEKVHGPRGEFLEKPGTLLAHLTREKNEKPIPAPEKGVIEVVHTQHEGRFVEAGEPLVTIKHYLTRKEVIELILQEALYLFRAPERAKYYFVPEVDQKLKVSGKRSVKVQDGMEFLIVSRMKRETPLAYSGPEGIIYSVYFGRGDNVDEGEPLIGVCPEDQLMVIQDVVARIQSEWEEEA is encoded by the coding sequence GTGCTGAATATCAAAGAATTGCTCGATAAGGTAAAGGCCTCTCCCTATCGCGAGATCGTGGTCCGCGCGCCCCATACCGGGGTGGTCTCCTTCGCGGCGGTCAAGCCCGGCGAGAAGGTCCACGGCCCGCGCGGCGAGTTCCTGGAGAAGCCCGGCACCCTGCTGGCCCACCTGACCCGCGAGAAGAACGAGAAGCCCATCCCGGCCCCGGAAAAGGGTGTCATCGAGGTCGTGCACACGCAGCACGAGGGCCGGTTCGTTGAGGCGGGCGAGCCGCTGGTGACCATCAAGCATTACCTGACCCGCAAGGAGGTCATCGAGCTCATCCTGCAGGAGGCCCTGTACCTGTTCCGCGCCCCGGAGCGGGCCAAGTACTACTTCGTCCCCGAGGTGGACCAGAAGCTCAAGGTCTCGGGCAAGCGCTCGGTCAAGGTCCAGGACGGCATGGAATTTCTCATCGTGTCTCGCATGAAGCGGGAGACGCCTCTGGCCTATTCCGGGCCCGAGGGCATCATCTACTCCGTCTACTTCGGCCGCGGCGACAACGTGGACGAGGGCGAGCCCCTCATCGGCGTCTGTCCCGAGGACCAGCTCATGGTCATCCAGGACGTGGTGGCCCGCATCCAGAGCGAGTGGGAAGAAGAGGCGTAG
- a CDS encoding nidogen-like domain-containing protein, with the protein MKIRIQLALIVMTVFIFGAMASTAEASVIRTGLFTASTLAANDDGSTGEVAIGFDVNFFGNTLSTLYVNNNGNVTFGSPMSTYTPSGLSGVSRPIIAPFFADVDTRAGNVLTYGTNTVNGHSAFGVDWINVGYFAYHTDLLNSFQLILIDRSDIAAGDFDIEFNYDQIQWETGDASGGSGGVGGTSAAAGYSNGLSDEDLVYYQLAGSLVNGAFLDGGVNALAENSNIGVTGRYLFNVRNGVVIEPPTTVPEPSAFLLLGAGLCGLVAFGRKRFIRK; encoded by the coding sequence ATGAAAATACGCATTCAACTGGCACTTATCGTCATGACCGTATTCATTTTCGGCGCGATGGCTTCCACGGCAGAAGCCAGCGTAATTCGCACTGGGCTGTTTACCGCATCCACCCTTGCCGCAAACGATGATGGCTCGACAGGCGAGGTCGCCATCGGGTTCGACGTCAATTTCTTCGGCAACACCCTGAGCACGCTGTACGTGAACAACAACGGCAACGTGACCTTCGGTTCGCCCATGTCCACCTACACCCCCTCTGGCCTGTCCGGGGTCTCCAGACCCATAATCGCGCCCTTCTTCGCGGATGTGGACACCCGGGCCGGTAACGTGCTGACCTACGGCACCAACACGGTGAACGGGCACTCGGCCTTCGGCGTGGATTGGATCAACGTCGGCTATTTTGCCTACCATACCGACCTGCTGAACTCGTTCCAGCTGATCCTGATCGACCGCAGCGACATCGCCGCGGGTGATTTCGACATCGAATTCAACTACGATCAGATTCAGTGGGAAACCGGCGACGCGTCCGGCGGTTCGGGCGGCGTGGGCGGAACGTCGGCCGCGGCCGGGTATTCCAACGGGCTGAGCGACGAAGACCTGGTGTACTATCAGCTGGCCGGGTCCCTCGTGAACGGCGCCTTCCTGGACGGTGGCGTCAATGCCCTGGCGGAAAACAGCAATATCGGCGTCACCGGCCGCTACCTGTTCAACGTGCGCAACGGCGTCGTCATCGAGCCGCCGACCACGGTTCCCGAACCCTCGGCCTTCCTCCTGCTCGGCGCGGGCCTGTGCGGCCTGGTCGCCTTCGGCCGGAAGCGTTTCATCCGGAAGTAG
- a CDS encoding FlgO family outer membrane protein — protein sequence MSILTATLLLFAQGCGNRMWEDTKEASTDTFNYVFDSEPTARTYHETASVPIIELNYRAADTLFANVTSDELTLNSAVFVTPFTNQDDPGDKSVFGQTMTRQIADRLVQHGVHITEGVPNATDFTYASGLKGADYEKAAGLAGSSRELPPRSARLTGSYVIADRYVYMTARVVRLVDSTVVSAHNWTLPITDSVRQMLPQLQARDEGMVPTVKTSFND from the coding sequence TTGAGCATACTGACGGCGACCCTCCTGCTCTTCGCGCAGGGGTGCGGCAACCGCATGTGGGAAGACACAAAGGAGGCCTCGACGGACACCTTCAACTACGTGTTCGACTCCGAGCCCACGGCCCGGACCTACCACGAGACCGCGTCCGTGCCGATCATCGAACTCAACTACCGGGCCGCCGACACCCTCTTCGCCAACGTGACCAGCGACGAGCTGACCCTCAACTCCGCCGTGTTCGTCACGCCCTTCACCAACCAGGACGACCCCGGCGACAAGTCGGTCTTCGGCCAGACCATGACCCGGCAGATCGCCGACCGCCTGGTCCAGCACGGGGTGCACATCACCGAGGGCGTCCCCAACGCCACGGACTTCACCTACGCCTCCGGCCTCAAGGGCGCGGACTACGAGAAGGCCGCCGGGCTGGCCGGCTCCTCCCGCGAGCTGCCGCCCCGGTCCGCCCGGCTGACCGGCTCCTACGTCATCGCCGACCGGTACGTGTACATGACCGCGCGCGTCGTCCGCCTGGTGGACTCCACCGTGGTCTCCGCCCACAACTGGACCCTGCCCATCACCGACAGCGTCCGCCAGATGCTTCCCCAGCTCCAGGCCAGGGACGAGGGCATGGTCCCCACGGTCAAGACCTCGTTCAACGACTGA
- a CDS encoding motility protein A, translated as MDIVTLLGLAVGLSLIIGAIIIGGAVDVFINVPGMMIVVGGTLASILVAFPFEEIIQAFKAAFKMFVGRKSRVRDVVNIMVKVAEISRREGLIALENVQTENMVLKKSCQLIADNADPALIRTTLSIEINSMRRRHQVAQDVFKRLAALAPSFGMMGTLIGLVQMLSQLSDPKAIGPAMAVAILTTFYGSAMSTLFFIPIAAKLKARTLQEQLHLEVIFEGAKSILENNNPRLVYEKLSSFLAPAERETQR; from the coding sequence ATGGATATCGTGACGTTACTGGGTCTCGCCGTCGGCTTGTCGCTCATCATCGGGGCCATCATCATCGGCGGTGCAGTCGATGTTTTCATCAACGTTCCCGGCATGATGATCGTCGTCGGCGGAACACTCGCCTCCATCCTGGTGGCCTTTCCGTTCGAGGAGATCATACAGGCCTTCAAGGCCGCGTTCAAGATGTTCGTCGGGCGCAAGAGCCGGGTCCGTGACGTGGTCAACATCATGGTCAAGGTGGCCGAGATCAGCCGCCGCGAGGGGCTCATCGCCCTGGAGAACGTCCAGACCGAGAACATGGTCCTCAAGAAATCCTGCCAGCTCATCGCGGACAACGCGGACCCCGCGCTCATCCGCACGACCCTGTCCATCGAGATCAACTCCATGCGCCGCCGCCACCAGGTGGCCCAGGACGTGTTCAAGCGGCTGGCGGCCCTGGCCCCGTCCTTCGGGATGATGGGCACGCTCATCGGCCTGGTCCAGATGCTCTCCCAGCTGAGCGATCCCAAGGCCATCGGCCCGGCCATGGCCGTGGCCATCCTGACGACCTTCTACGGGTCGGCCATGTCCACGCTCTTCTTCATTCCCATCGCGGCCAAGCTCAAGGCGCGCACCCTCCAGGAACAGCTGCACCTGGAAGTCATCTTCGAGGGGGCCAAGTCCATCCTCGAGAACAACAACCCCCGCCTGGTCTATGAGAAGCTGTCCTCCTTCCTGGCCCCGGCGGAACGCGAGACCCAGCGATGA
- a CDS encoding purine-nucleoside phosphorylase, with amino-acid sequence MEYHGKIQHSAAYIHEKLDKIQAGTVAFITGTGLGPLTGAIEDPVVIPYGDIPHFPVSSVKSHSGRLISGTIEGVPVLALDGRFHLYEGFTPQEVTHNIRVLGELGIKTLVLTNAVGALNPSFEVGCPMLIEDHINLTGQTPLRGPNVDAWGDRFPDMCAVYDPTLRRLAVDKALELGIRLERGVFMQVMGPNMETPAETRMYRIMGADAIGMSTCMEAIAAHHMGIRVLGLSCLTNKNLPDCMEEAPLEWVIAQAEKSSAAMVRLLRAILKEMGRPAE; translated from the coding sequence ATGGAATACCATGGTAAGATACAGCATTCTGCCGCATACATACATGAAAAGCTAGACAAAATTCAAGCTGGTACCGTTGCATTTATAACGGGTACAGGCTTGGGCCCCCTGACCGGGGCCATCGAGGACCCGGTGGTCATTCCCTACGGGGACATCCCCCACTTCCCGGTCTCCTCGGTGAAAAGCCACTCCGGCCGCCTCATATCCGGGACCATCGAGGGCGTCCCGGTCCTGGCCCTGGACGGCCGCTTCCACCTCTACGAGGGGTTCACCCCGCAGGAGGTCACCCACAACATCCGCGTGCTCGGGGAACTCGGCATCAAAACCCTGGTCCTGACCAACGCGGTGGGCGCGCTCAATCCCTCCTTCGAGGTGGGCTGCCCCATGCTCATTGAGGACCACATCAACCTGACCGGCCAGACCCCCCTGCGCGGCCCGAACGTGGACGCCTGGGGCGACCGCTTCCCGGACATGTGCGCGGTCTACGACCCGACCCTGCGCAGGCTCGCCGTGGACAAGGCGCTCGAACTCGGCATCCGCCTGGAGCGCGGCGTGTTCATGCAGGTCATGGGCCCGAACATGGAGACCCCGGCCGAGACGCGCATGTACAGGATCATGGGCGCGGACGCCATCGGCATGTCCACCTGCATGGAGGCCATCGCCGCCCATCACATGGGCATCCGCGTGCTGGGCCTGTCCTGCCTGACCAACAAGAACCTGCCGGACTGCATGGAGGAGGCCCCCCTGGAATGGGTCATCGCCCAGGCCGAGAAGTCCTCGGCCGCCATGGTCCGGCTCCTGCGGGCCATCCTAAAGGAAATGGGCCGACCTGCCGAATAG